GGGGTTTCGCGCATCCGGTCGCAACCAAGGCTTTCCGCGCCCGCGACGGCAAGCAAATGCGGCTAAGGGTGCTGGCCCGTCCGGACGACAACACCTGGGCGGGGCTGACCGACGTCAACTTCCGCGTCGGCCGGCATGGCCAGCTCGTCTATACCTGGGAAGGCGACGACTATTATTTCCAGTACATGCCGGTCGGCATGCAGAAGATCGCCTGCCCGCCGGATTTTCTCATCGCCCAGATGATCTACGCCGAGGTGGATCACTGCATCCTGCAGGCCGGGGGCGGCTACGGCGCCATGAACGACTACAACGCCTTCGCGCAATCCCAACACCCCCAGCGGTTTTCCGGTCTGCTGCACATCGATGAAGGGATCGCCGATCGGCCGGAGCAATTGGCCGAAGTCGACCGCGCCGTGGGCAGGCTCGGCCTCAAGGGTCTCTATTACTCCCATAACATGTCGCGGCACGGCTTCGACCGTAACCTCGACCACAAGGACTTCGCACCGTTCTGGGAGAAGATCGCCGGGTACAAGCTGCCGGTGTTCCTCGAGATGTCCTCGACCCCGAACTATGATCGCGCCAGCTATCTCGGCAATTTGCAGGCGCTCGATGCGCTGCTGCAGCGCCATCCAAGCTCGCGCTTCCTGTTCGTGATGGGGCCCTCGGTTGGCCATTTCGCGCCGAAAGGCTCCTGGGAGTTTCCGGAGGAGGCGCTCAAGGTCTACAAGCGCGACAACCTCCAACTGGAAGTGATGTTCCCGATCACCTGGGGCGGCACCTGGGATTACCCGTATCCAGAAGCCCAGAAGCTCATCCGAGAGATGCGCGACCTCTTCGGCGCATCCAAGCTTCTCTGGGGCTCCGATATGCCGAATGTCGAACGCTTCTGTACCTACCGACAATGCGTGGACTACGTGCGCAAGCACTGCACGTTCCTGAGCGCGGCGGAGAAGGAGCTGATCCTCGGAGGCAATGCGGCCGAATTGATCGGATTGAAACACTGACGCGGCGGACTTGCGCCCGGCGGCGGTCTTGTGCCGAACCAGCCACCGGCGCTAACGTTGCGGGAAGGAAAAAAATGTTTCCGACAGTTGGCGGCGTACCGAGGAGATCTGCCATGAGGCTGTGCCAAGAAAGGCAGCGGCTGATTCCATGATCATCGACTGTCATGCTCATGTGTTCCAGGATTGGCAGGGAACCGCCGGTCATCCGTCGGTGGCGATCCACCTCAAATACCTGCAGAAGACCGTCACCCGCCCTTCGGCCAAGGCCTTTCGCGCCCGCGACGGCAAACAGGTCAAGACCGACATGCTGTTCCGTCCCGGTGACGACACCTGGGCGGGCCTGACCGATGTCGGCTTCCGCGTCGGTCATCACGGCCAGCTCGCCTTCACCTGGGAGGGAGAGGACTACTACGTCCAGTACATGCCCGTCGGCATGCAGAACATGGTGTGCGCGCCCGACTTCATGATCGCGCAGATGATCAATGCCGAGGTGGATCACTGCATCCTGCAGGCCGGCGGCGGCTACGGCGCCATGAACGACTACAACGCGCTGGCGCAAGCCCAGCATCCGGAGCGGTTCTCCGGCCTGCTGCATATCGATGAGGGGATCGCGGATCGGCCGGAGCAATTGGCCGAGGTCGACCGCGCCGTCAACAATCTCGGCCTCAAGGGCCTCTACTACGCCCATGACATGTCGCGGCACGGCTATGCCCGCAACCTCGACCACAAGGATTTCGCGCCGTTCTGGGAGAAGATCGCCGGCTACAAGCTGCCGGTGTTCCTCGAGCTCTACGCCACGCCGAACTATGACCGGGCCAGCTATCTTGCCAATCTGAAGGCCCTCGATGCGCTCCTGCTGCGCCACCGGGGGACGCGATTCCTCTTCGTGATGGGCCCCTCGGTCGGCTACCTCGCGCCCAAGGGCTCTTGGGACTTCCCCACCGATGCGCTTGCCGTCTACAAGCGCGACAATCTGCAGATCGAAATCATGTTCCCGATCGTCTGGGGCGGGATATGGGACTACCCATACCCCGAGGCGCAGGCGCTCATTCGCCAGATGCGCGATCTCTTTGGCGCATCGAAGCTGCTGTGGGGCTCGGACATGCCGAATGTCGAGCGCTTCTGCACCTATCGCCAATGTGTCGACTATGTGCGCAGGCACTGTACCTTTCTGAGCGCCGCGGAGAAGGACCGGATCCTGGGCGACAACGCGGCGGAGCTGATCGGCTTGAAGCACTAGCCAGGCATTCGAAAGACTTCTTGGATCTGACGTGAGCCCGCTCTTTGGACGCCTGCCGCCGGTCGTGCGCGGCGCCTTCTGGATGATCGTGGCCGGCGTCTGCTATTCGCTGATGTCGGCCTTGATCCGCCAGGGATCGGCCGCGCTGCCGGCCTTCGAGATGATGCTGGCACGCAATATGATCGCCTTTGCGGTTCTGTCGCCCATGCTGTTTCGCCACGGGCTGGCGGTGACCAAGGCGACACGGCCATGGCTGGCCGGCAGCCTGGGCGTGCTCCAGGTGGTCTCCAACATCGCCTGGTTCATTGCCATGGCGAGCGTGCCCTTGGGGGACGCAACCGCGCTGGGATTCATCACGCCCTTGATCGTTCCGGGGTTGGCGGTCTTGTTCCTGGGCGAAGCCGTCCCGCTCAGGCGTTGGCTGGCAACATTGGTCGGCTTCGGCGGTGCCATCATCATCATCCGGCCGGGGTTTCAGACGATCACGCCGGGCATCCTTCTCGTGCTCGGCAGCTCGTTTTCCTATGCCGCCTTCGTGCTGGTCAGCCGCAGCCTGTCCGCCGATCACCATCCAAGCACGATCGTGTTCTACACCTTGGCGGTGTCGCAGCCGCTGGCCCTCCTGCTTGCCCTTCCCGTGTGGCAGGCACCGAGCTGGGAAGGCTGGCTCATGCTCTTCGCCATCGGGTTTTGCGCCAGCGGCGGCCAGATCTCAGCCACCTACGCCTATGCCGCGGCCGAAGCCTCGCTGGTGATGCCCTTCGATTTCTTGAAGCTGCCGATCGCAGCCGCAATCGCCTTCGCGATGTTCCAGGAGCTTCCCGATGTCTGGACCTGGATCGGGGGCGTCATCGTGTTCGCCGCCGGCATCTACGTCGCCCGGCGGGAGTCCGTTTGAGGCGGCGGTCAGGCGAAGAAGAGCGCATTTTAATCAACAGTTGCGCAAAATCGATCCGCACGTGATGATCGGCAACACATATCGACATTGCGCAATCGATCGTTGCGCGTTGCCTTCGGCACAGCGTCGAACAGGGGGGAATCATGGCATCTGTTCAATGGAGGATGCGCGCGCGGGAATTCGCCAACTGCAATTGCGCCTATGGATGCCCTTGCCAGTTCAATGCCCTTCCCACATATGGCAACTGTCAGGCGGCCGTCGGATTTCAGATCGACGAGGGCCACTTCGGCGAGGTTCGTCTCGACGGATTGCGAGCCGCGGGTCTCTATGCCTGGCCCGGTCCGGTGCACAAGGGCGGCGGCACTATGCAGCTCATCGTCGAGGAGCGGGCGGATGCAAAGCAACGCGACGCGCTCCTCAAGATCATGAGCGGCCAAGAGACGGACGATATGGCCACGATGTGGTGGGTCTATGCCGCCATGTGCCCTACCAAGCTGGAGCCGCTGTTCAAGCCCATTAAGTTCGAGGTGGACATCGACGCCAGGCGGGCGAAGCTCGAGGTGCCGGGGATCCTCGAATCCTCGGGCGAGCCCATACGCAATCCGGTCACGGGCGCGGAAACTCGGGCGCGCATCGATCTTCCCCGGGGTTTTGAGTACCGCATCGCCGAAGTCGGGAGCGGCACCACGAAGGCGACCGGCGCCATCAAGCTCGAGCTCACCGCGTCCTACGGCCAATTCGCCCACATTCACCTCAGCAATAAGGGCGTCGTGGCCTAACTCGGTGGATGTGCATCGGGCTAGCAGCACCGTGACCGGAACAATCCCGGAAAGACTGCGGCTTGGCG
The DNA window shown above is from Pseudomonadota bacterium and carries:
- a CDS encoding amidohydrolase is translated as MIVDCHAHVFQDWGGPAGHPSASIHLKYLQRGFAHPVATKAFRARDGKQMRLRVLARPDDNTWAGLTDVNFRVGRHGQLVYTWEGDDYYFQYMPVGMQKIACPPDFLIAQMIYAEVDHCILQAGGGYGAMNDYNAFAQSQHPQRFSGLLHIDEGIADRPEQLAEVDRAVGRLGLKGLYYSHNMSRHGFDRNLDHKDFAPFWEKIAGYKLPVFLEMSSTPNYDRASYLGNLQALDALLQRHPSSRFLFVMGPSVGHFAPKGSWEFPEEALKVYKRDNLQLEVMFPITWGGTWDYPYPEAQKLIREMRDLFGASKLLWGSDMPNVERFCTYRQCVDYVRKHCTFLSAAEKELILGGNAAELIGLKH
- a CDS encoding amidohydrolase translates to MIIDCHAHVFQDWQGTAGHPSVAIHLKYLQKTVTRPSAKAFRARDGKQVKTDMLFRPGDDTWAGLTDVGFRVGHHGQLAFTWEGEDYYVQYMPVGMQNMVCAPDFMIAQMINAEVDHCILQAGGGYGAMNDYNALAQAQHPERFSGLLHIDEGIADRPEQLAEVDRAVNNLGLKGLYYAHDMSRHGYARNLDHKDFAPFWEKIAGYKLPVFLELYATPNYDRASYLANLKALDALLLRHRGTRFLFVMGPSVGYLAPKGSWDFPTDALAVYKRDNLQIEIMFPIVWGGIWDYPYPEAQALIRQMRDLFGASKLLWGSDMPNVERFCTYRQCVDYVRRHCTFLSAAEKDRILGDNAAELIGLKH
- a CDS encoding DMT family transporter encodes the protein MSPLFGRLPPVVRGAFWMIVAGVCYSLMSALIRQGSAALPAFEMMLARNMIAFAVLSPMLFRHGLAVTKATRPWLAGSLGVLQVVSNIAWFIAMASVPLGDATALGFITPLIVPGLAVLFLGEAVPLRRWLATLVGFGGAIIIIRPGFQTITPGILLVLGSSFSYAAFVLVSRSLSADHHPSTIVFYTLAVSQPLALLLALPVWQAPSWEGWLMLFAIGFCASGGQISATYAYAAAEASLVMPFDFLKLPIAAAIAFAMFQELPDVWTWIGGVIVFAAGIYVARRESV
- a CDS encoding DUF1326 domain-containing protein, with translation MASVQWRMRAREFANCNCAYGCPCQFNALPTYGNCQAAVGFQIDEGHFGEVRLDGLRAAGLYAWPGPVHKGGGTMQLIVEERADAKQRDALLKIMSGQETDDMATMWWVYAAMCPTKLEPLFKPIKFEVDIDARRAKLEVPGILESSGEPIRNPVTGAETRARIDLPRGFEYRIAEVGSGTTKATGAIKLELTASYGQFAHIHLSNKGVVA